A single window of Narcine bancroftii isolate sNarBan1 chromosome 1, sNarBan1.hap1, whole genome shotgun sequence DNA harbors:
- the LOC138736627 gene encoding SH2 domain-containing protein 3C-like isoform X6, translating to MTDKCSLWSAISAAACCFYRGSFMQVQFSKDKYILDSSPEKLHKELEEELKLSSTDLRSHAWYHGRIPREVSENLMQKNGDFLIRDSLTCVGDYVLTCQWRNEPLHFKINKVMIKPSEAFTRIQYLFERESFDNIPALVRFYIGNRKPVSEQSGAIIYCPINRTLPLRYLEASYGLSNGKNGTAHSSTNQKGGYIKRRSVTMTDGLTSDKIIRSDSCGNSYLPSFSIPSPHHKETIRNFALSMDQIKDIRHGMSPVNEIPLSPEYSTSLKHKSQLGRVARMTPSSPVLRRSSEPQLSPPVVNKLCQEPNKQRPLEGLSGPHCNSTQSTHSHASLQSDQRFASENCRESEHSHYCELRPSSPIDWERRQLELALKQSHLMAKSYVERLKVEENPNITSWQSETNFGFLETETYLSPMPSCMEEEEALQSHSFTAPVIEEVSCFKPNGYQSLLIPLENKPLEMTVLKKVKELLAEEDAKTIAKHMTKIDCTVARILAVSKELQKQMGVSSGLELLTLPHGHQLRLDLLERFNTMSIMMAVDILGCTGSTEERAALLHKTIQLAAELKSNMGNMFGFAAVMKALELPQISRLEQTWMTLRQRHTEGAILYEKKLKPFLRNMNEGREASPLTNTTFPHVVPLMTLLERNLAITDNVEPWEISDSGVEVVLSHLEAARTIAHHGGLYKTNAELKLQGFQENEQILEIFKTEFQMRLLWGSRGAGGSQVERYEKFDQVLCALSNKLEPPVRHSEL from the exons GTTTCTGAGAATCTAATGCAGAAGAATGGTGATTTTCTCATTCGTGATTCACTCACATGTGTAGGTGATTATGTGTTGACCTGCCAATGGAGAAATGAACCCCTCCACTTCAAAATTAACAAAGTGATGATCAAACCAAGTGAGGCCTTCACCCGCATTCAATATCTTTTCGAACGGGAGAGCTTTGACAACATCCCCGCTCTGGTCAGGTTTTACATTGGGAACCGTAAGCCTGTTTCGGAACAGAGTGGCGCCATCATTTATTGTCCAATCAATCGCACGCTTCCCCTTCGATACTTGGAGGCCAGCTATGGGCTGTCcaatgggaagaatgggacaGCTCATTCCTCAACCAATCAGAAAGGTGGATATATTAAGAGGAGGAGTGTGACCATGACGGACGGTCTGACGTCTGATAAGATCATTCGAAGTGACAGCTGTGGCAACAG TTACTTGCCTTCCTTCAGCATTCCATCACCACATCACAAGGAAACGATCCGCAACTTTGCTCTGAGCATGGACCAAATCAAGGACATTCGCCACGGGATGTCCCCAGTGAATGAGATCCCTCTCTCTCCAGAATATAGCACAA GCTTGAAGCACAAAAGCCAGCTCGGACGAGTAGCAAGGATGACGCCATCATCACCAGTGCTTCGCCGATCCAGTGAGCCACAGCTTAGCCCACCAGTCGTTAACAAACTGTGTCAGGAGCCTAACAAGCAAAGGCCCCTAGAGGGTTTGAGTGGACCTCATTGTAATAGCACACAATCCACTCACTCACATGCCTCCTTACAGTCAGATCAGAGATTTGCCTCAGAAAACTGTAGAGAATCAGAGCACAGTCACTACTGTGAGCTACGGCCATCATCTCCAATCGACTGGGAAAGGCGGCAGTTGGAACTGGCCCTCAAACAAAGTCATCTGATGGCAAAGAGCTATGTGGAAAGGTTGAAAGTTGAGGAAAATCCTAACATAACCAGCTGGCAGTCTGAGACGAACTTCGGGTTCCTGGAGACAGAGACCTACCTTTCGCCAATGCCCAGCTGCATGGAGGAAGAAGAGGCACTGCAGAGTCACTCATTCACAGCCCCAGTCATTGAAGAGGTGTCCTGCTTTAAGCCAAATGGGTATCAGTCCCTGCTTATTCCTTTGGAGAACAAACCACTCGAGATGACTGTACTAAAGAAAGTCAAGGAGCTGTTGGCTGAGGAGGATGCAAAAACTATTGCAAAACACATGACAAAAATTGACTGCACG GTTGCTAGGATACTGGCTGTTTCTAAGGAATTGCAGAAGCAGATGGGAGTAAGCTCCGGGCTGGAGTTGCTCACTCTTCCCCACGGACACCAGCTTCGCCTCGACTTGCTGGAACG ATTTAATACCATGTCAATTATGATGGCTGTAGATATTCTGGGCTGCACTGGCAGTACGGAGGAGCGGGCCGCCCTCCTACATAAAACTATACAGTTGGCTGCTGAACTGAAGAGCAATATGGGAAATATGTTTGGATTTGCCGCTGTGATGAAAGCTTTGGAACTGCCTCAA ATTTCAAGGCTTGAGCAGACATGGATGACTCTTCGGCAACGACACACAGAGGGAGCAATTCTTTATGAGAAGAAGCTGAAACCCTTCTTGAGAAACATGAATGAAGGAAGAG AAGCATCACCACTGACCAACACAACCTTTCCACATGTGGTTCCTCTCATGACTTTACTTGAACGCAACTTGGCAATTACTGACAACGTTGAGCCATGGGAGATCAGTGACAGTGGTGTGGAGGTGGTTTTGTCACATCTGGAGGCTGCGAGAACAATTGCACATCATGGGGGACTGTACAAAACCAATGCTGAATTGAAACTACAAG GTTTTCAGGAAAATGAACAAATTCTGGAAATCTTCAAGACAGAGTTCCAAATGCGGTTGCTGTGGGGGAGCCGAGGAGCAGGCGGCAGCCAAGTCGAGCGATATGAAAAGTTTGATCAGGTTCTATGTGCTCTGTCAAATAAGCTGGAGCCTCCAGTTCGTCACAGTGAATTGTAG
- the LOC138736627 gene encoding SH2 domain-containing protein 3C-like isoform X7: protein MTDKCSLWSAISAAACCFYRGSFMQVQFSKDKYILDSSPEKLHKELEEELKLSSTDLRSHAWYHGRIPREVSENLMQKNGDFLIRDSLTCVGDYVLTCQWRNEPLHFKINKVMIKPSEAFTRIQYLFERESFDNIPALVRFYIGNRKPVSEQSGAIIYCPINRTLPLRYLEASYGLSNGKNGTAHSSTNQKGGYIKRRSVTMTDGLTSDKIIRSDSCGNSIPSPHHKETIRNFALSMDQIKDIRHGMSPVNEIPLSPEYSTSLKHKSQLGRVARMTPSSPVLRRSSEPQLSPPVVNKLCQEPNKQRPLEGLSGPHCNSTQSTHSHASLQSDQRFASENCRESEHSHYCELRPSSPIDWERRQLELALKQSHLMAKSYVERLKVEENPNITSWQSETNFGFLETETYLSPMPSCMEEEEALQSHSFTAPVIEEVSCFKPNGYQSLLIPLENKPLEMTVLKKVKELLAEEDAKTIAKHMTKIDCTVARILAVSKELQKQMGVSSGLELLTLPHGHQLRLDLLERFNTMSIMMAVDILGCTGSTEERAALLHKTIQLAAELKSNMGNMFGFAAVMKALELPQISRLEQTWMTLRQRHTEGAILYEKKLKPFLRNMNEGREASPLTNTTFPHVVPLMTLLERNLAITDNVEPWEISDSGVEVVLSHLEAARTIAHHGGLYKTNAELKLQGFQENEQILEIFKTEFQMRLLWGSRGAGGSQVERYEKFDQVLCALSNKLEPPVRHSEL, encoded by the exons GTTTCTGAGAATCTAATGCAGAAGAATGGTGATTTTCTCATTCGTGATTCACTCACATGTGTAGGTGATTATGTGTTGACCTGCCAATGGAGAAATGAACCCCTCCACTTCAAAATTAACAAAGTGATGATCAAACCAAGTGAGGCCTTCACCCGCATTCAATATCTTTTCGAACGGGAGAGCTTTGACAACATCCCCGCTCTGGTCAGGTTTTACATTGGGAACCGTAAGCCTGTTTCGGAACAGAGTGGCGCCATCATTTATTGTCCAATCAATCGCACGCTTCCCCTTCGATACTTGGAGGCCAGCTATGGGCTGTCcaatgggaagaatgggacaGCTCATTCCTCAACCAATCAGAAAGGTGGATATATTAAGAGGAGGAGTGTGACCATGACGGACGGTCTGACGTCTGATAAGATCATTCGAAGTGACAGCTGTGGCAACAG CATTCCATCACCACATCACAAGGAAACGATCCGCAACTTTGCTCTGAGCATGGACCAAATCAAGGACATTCGCCACGGGATGTCCCCAGTGAATGAGATCCCTCTCTCTCCAGAATATAGCACAA GCTTGAAGCACAAAAGCCAGCTCGGACGAGTAGCAAGGATGACGCCATCATCACCAGTGCTTCGCCGATCCAGTGAGCCACAGCTTAGCCCACCAGTCGTTAACAAACTGTGTCAGGAGCCTAACAAGCAAAGGCCCCTAGAGGGTTTGAGTGGACCTCATTGTAATAGCACACAATCCACTCACTCACATGCCTCCTTACAGTCAGATCAGAGATTTGCCTCAGAAAACTGTAGAGAATCAGAGCACAGTCACTACTGTGAGCTACGGCCATCATCTCCAATCGACTGGGAAAGGCGGCAGTTGGAACTGGCCCTCAAACAAAGTCATCTGATGGCAAAGAGCTATGTGGAAAGGTTGAAAGTTGAGGAAAATCCTAACATAACCAGCTGGCAGTCTGAGACGAACTTCGGGTTCCTGGAGACAGAGACCTACCTTTCGCCAATGCCCAGCTGCATGGAGGAAGAAGAGGCACTGCAGAGTCACTCATTCACAGCCCCAGTCATTGAAGAGGTGTCCTGCTTTAAGCCAAATGGGTATCAGTCCCTGCTTATTCCTTTGGAGAACAAACCACTCGAGATGACTGTACTAAAGAAAGTCAAGGAGCTGTTGGCTGAGGAGGATGCAAAAACTATTGCAAAACACATGACAAAAATTGACTGCACG GTTGCTAGGATACTGGCTGTTTCTAAGGAATTGCAGAAGCAGATGGGAGTAAGCTCCGGGCTGGAGTTGCTCACTCTTCCCCACGGACACCAGCTTCGCCTCGACTTGCTGGAACG ATTTAATACCATGTCAATTATGATGGCTGTAGATATTCTGGGCTGCACTGGCAGTACGGAGGAGCGGGCCGCCCTCCTACATAAAACTATACAGTTGGCTGCTGAACTGAAGAGCAATATGGGAAATATGTTTGGATTTGCCGCTGTGATGAAAGCTTTGGAACTGCCTCAA ATTTCAAGGCTTGAGCAGACATGGATGACTCTTCGGCAACGACACACAGAGGGAGCAATTCTTTATGAGAAGAAGCTGAAACCCTTCTTGAGAAACATGAATGAAGGAAGAG AAGCATCACCACTGACCAACACAACCTTTCCACATGTGGTTCCTCTCATGACTTTACTTGAACGCAACTTGGCAATTACTGACAACGTTGAGCCATGGGAGATCAGTGACAGTGGTGTGGAGGTGGTTTTGTCACATCTGGAGGCTGCGAGAACAATTGCACATCATGGGGGACTGTACAAAACCAATGCTGAATTGAAACTACAAG GTTTTCAGGAAAATGAACAAATTCTGGAAATCTTCAAGACAGAGTTCCAAATGCGGTTGCTGTGGGGGAGCCGAGGAGCAGGCGGCAGCCAAGTCGAGCGATATGAAAAGTTTGATCAGGTTCTATGTGCTCTGTCAAATAAGCTGGAGCCTCCAGTTCGTCACAGTGAATTGTAG
- the LOC138736627 gene encoding SH2 domain-containing protein 3C-like isoform X5 produces the protein MTELTSGGWTMSLSNLQNMDSKSEYVKFSKDKYILDSSPEKLHKELEEELKLSSTDLRSHAWYHGRIPREVSENLMQKNGDFLIRDSLTCVGDYVLTCQWRNEPLHFKINKVMIKPSEAFTRIQYLFERESFDNIPALVRFYIGNRKPVSEQSGAIIYCPINRTLPLRYLEASYGLSNGKNGTAHSSTNQKGGYIKRRSVTMTDGLTSDKIIRSDSCGNSYLPSFSIPSPHHKETIRNFALSMDQIKDIRHGMSPVNEIPLSPEYSTSLKHKSQLGRVARMTPSSPVLRRSSEPQLSPPVVNKLCQEPNKQRPLEGLSGPHCNSTQSTHSHASLQSDQRFASENCRESEHSHYCELRPSSPIDWERRQLELALKQSHLMAKSYVERLKVEENPNITSWQSETNFGFLETETYLSPMPSCMEEEEALQSHSFTAPVIEEVSCFKPNGYQSLLIPLENKPLEMTVLKKVKELLAEEDAKTIAKHMTKIDCTVARILAVSKELQKQMGVSSGLELLTLPHGHQLRLDLLERFNTMSIMMAVDILGCTGSTEERAALLHKTIQLAAELKSNMGNMFGFAAVMKALELPQISRLEQTWMTLRQRHTEGAILYEKKLKPFLRNMNEGREASPLTNTTFPHVVPLMTLLERNLAITDNVEPWEISDSGVEVVLSHLEAARTIAHHGGLYKTNAELKLQGFQENEQILEIFKTEFQMRLLWGSRGAGGSQVERYEKFDQVLCALSNKLEPPVRHSEL, from the exons GTTTCTGAGAATCTAATGCAGAAGAATGGTGATTTTCTCATTCGTGATTCACTCACATGTGTAGGTGATTATGTGTTGACCTGCCAATGGAGAAATGAACCCCTCCACTTCAAAATTAACAAAGTGATGATCAAACCAAGTGAGGCCTTCACCCGCATTCAATATCTTTTCGAACGGGAGAGCTTTGACAACATCCCCGCTCTGGTCAGGTTTTACATTGGGAACCGTAAGCCTGTTTCGGAACAGAGTGGCGCCATCATTTATTGTCCAATCAATCGCACGCTTCCCCTTCGATACTTGGAGGCCAGCTATGGGCTGTCcaatgggaagaatgggacaGCTCATTCCTCAACCAATCAGAAAGGTGGATATATTAAGAGGAGGAGTGTGACCATGACGGACGGTCTGACGTCTGATAAGATCATTCGAAGTGACAGCTGTGGCAACAG TTACTTGCCTTCCTTCAGCATTCCATCACCACATCACAAGGAAACGATCCGCAACTTTGCTCTGAGCATGGACCAAATCAAGGACATTCGCCACGGGATGTCCCCAGTGAATGAGATCCCTCTCTCTCCAGAATATAGCACAA GCTTGAAGCACAAAAGCCAGCTCGGACGAGTAGCAAGGATGACGCCATCATCACCAGTGCTTCGCCGATCCAGTGAGCCACAGCTTAGCCCACCAGTCGTTAACAAACTGTGTCAGGAGCCTAACAAGCAAAGGCCCCTAGAGGGTTTGAGTGGACCTCATTGTAATAGCACACAATCCACTCACTCACATGCCTCCTTACAGTCAGATCAGAGATTTGCCTCAGAAAACTGTAGAGAATCAGAGCACAGTCACTACTGTGAGCTACGGCCATCATCTCCAATCGACTGGGAAAGGCGGCAGTTGGAACTGGCCCTCAAACAAAGTCATCTGATGGCAAAGAGCTATGTGGAAAGGTTGAAAGTTGAGGAAAATCCTAACATAACCAGCTGGCAGTCTGAGACGAACTTCGGGTTCCTGGAGACAGAGACCTACCTTTCGCCAATGCCCAGCTGCATGGAGGAAGAAGAGGCACTGCAGAGTCACTCATTCACAGCCCCAGTCATTGAAGAGGTGTCCTGCTTTAAGCCAAATGGGTATCAGTCCCTGCTTATTCCTTTGGAGAACAAACCACTCGAGATGACTGTACTAAAGAAAGTCAAGGAGCTGTTGGCTGAGGAGGATGCAAAAACTATTGCAAAACACATGACAAAAATTGACTGCACG GTTGCTAGGATACTGGCTGTTTCTAAGGAATTGCAGAAGCAGATGGGAGTAAGCTCCGGGCTGGAGTTGCTCACTCTTCCCCACGGACACCAGCTTCGCCTCGACTTGCTGGAACG ATTTAATACCATGTCAATTATGATGGCTGTAGATATTCTGGGCTGCACTGGCAGTACGGAGGAGCGGGCCGCCCTCCTACATAAAACTATACAGTTGGCTGCTGAACTGAAGAGCAATATGGGAAATATGTTTGGATTTGCCGCTGTGATGAAAGCTTTGGAACTGCCTCAA ATTTCAAGGCTTGAGCAGACATGGATGACTCTTCGGCAACGACACACAGAGGGAGCAATTCTTTATGAGAAGAAGCTGAAACCCTTCTTGAGAAACATGAATGAAGGAAGAG AAGCATCACCACTGACCAACACAACCTTTCCACATGTGGTTCCTCTCATGACTTTACTTGAACGCAACTTGGCAATTACTGACAACGTTGAGCCATGGGAGATCAGTGACAGTGGTGTGGAGGTGGTTTTGTCACATCTGGAGGCTGCGAGAACAATTGCACATCATGGGGGACTGTACAAAACCAATGCTGAATTGAAACTACAAG GTTTTCAGGAAAATGAACAAATTCTGGAAATCTTCAAGACAGAGTTCCAAATGCGGTTGCTGTGGGGGAGCCGAGGAGCAGGCGGCAGCCAAGTCGAGCGATATGAAAAGTTTGATCAGGTTCTATGTGCTCTGTCAAATAAGCTGGAGCCTCCAGTTCGTCACAGTGAATTGTAG
- the LOC138736627 gene encoding SH2 domain-containing protein 3C-like isoform X8, producing MDSKSEYVKFSKDKYILDSSPEKLHKELEEELKLSSTDLRSHAWYHGRIPREVSENLMQKNGDFLIRDSLTCVGDYVLTCQWRNEPLHFKINKVMIKPSEAFTRIQYLFERESFDNIPALVRFYIGNRKPVSEQSGAIIYCPINRTLPLRYLEASYGLSNGKNGTAHSSTNQKGGYIKRRSVTMTDGLTSDKIIRSDSCGNSYLPSFSIPSPHHKETIRNFALSMDQIKDIRHGMSPVNEIPLSPEYSTSLKHKSQLGRVARMTPSSPVLRRSSEPQLSPPVVNKLCQEPNKQRPLEGLSGPHCNSTQSTHSHASLQSDQRFASENCRESEHSHYCELRPSSPIDWERRQLELALKQSHLMAKSYVERLKVEENPNITSWQSETNFGFLETETYLSPMPSCMEEEEALQSHSFTAPVIEEVSCFKPNGYQSLLIPLENKPLEMTVLKKVKELLAEEDAKTIAKHMTKIDCTVARILAVSKELQKQMGVSSGLELLTLPHGHQLRLDLLERFNTMSIMMAVDILGCTGSTEERAALLHKTIQLAAELKSNMGNMFGFAAVMKALELPQISRLEQTWMTLRQRHTEGAILYEKKLKPFLRNMNEGREASPLTNTTFPHVVPLMTLLERNLAITDNVEPWEISDSGVEVVLSHLEAARTIAHHGGLYKTNAELKLQGFQENEQILEIFKTEFQMRLLWGSRGAGGSQVERYEKFDQVLCALSNKLEPPVRHSEL from the exons GTTTCTGAGAATCTAATGCAGAAGAATGGTGATTTTCTCATTCGTGATTCACTCACATGTGTAGGTGATTATGTGTTGACCTGCCAATGGAGAAATGAACCCCTCCACTTCAAAATTAACAAAGTGATGATCAAACCAAGTGAGGCCTTCACCCGCATTCAATATCTTTTCGAACGGGAGAGCTTTGACAACATCCCCGCTCTGGTCAGGTTTTACATTGGGAACCGTAAGCCTGTTTCGGAACAGAGTGGCGCCATCATTTATTGTCCAATCAATCGCACGCTTCCCCTTCGATACTTGGAGGCCAGCTATGGGCTGTCcaatgggaagaatgggacaGCTCATTCCTCAACCAATCAGAAAGGTGGATATATTAAGAGGAGGAGTGTGACCATGACGGACGGTCTGACGTCTGATAAGATCATTCGAAGTGACAGCTGTGGCAACAG TTACTTGCCTTCCTTCAGCATTCCATCACCACATCACAAGGAAACGATCCGCAACTTTGCTCTGAGCATGGACCAAATCAAGGACATTCGCCACGGGATGTCCCCAGTGAATGAGATCCCTCTCTCTCCAGAATATAGCACAA GCTTGAAGCACAAAAGCCAGCTCGGACGAGTAGCAAGGATGACGCCATCATCACCAGTGCTTCGCCGATCCAGTGAGCCACAGCTTAGCCCACCAGTCGTTAACAAACTGTGTCAGGAGCCTAACAAGCAAAGGCCCCTAGAGGGTTTGAGTGGACCTCATTGTAATAGCACACAATCCACTCACTCACATGCCTCCTTACAGTCAGATCAGAGATTTGCCTCAGAAAACTGTAGAGAATCAGAGCACAGTCACTACTGTGAGCTACGGCCATCATCTCCAATCGACTGGGAAAGGCGGCAGTTGGAACTGGCCCTCAAACAAAGTCATCTGATGGCAAAGAGCTATGTGGAAAGGTTGAAAGTTGAGGAAAATCCTAACATAACCAGCTGGCAGTCTGAGACGAACTTCGGGTTCCTGGAGACAGAGACCTACCTTTCGCCAATGCCCAGCTGCATGGAGGAAGAAGAGGCACTGCAGAGTCACTCATTCACAGCCCCAGTCATTGAAGAGGTGTCCTGCTTTAAGCCAAATGGGTATCAGTCCCTGCTTATTCCTTTGGAGAACAAACCACTCGAGATGACTGTACTAAAGAAAGTCAAGGAGCTGTTGGCTGAGGAGGATGCAAAAACTATTGCAAAACACATGACAAAAATTGACTGCACG GTTGCTAGGATACTGGCTGTTTCTAAGGAATTGCAGAAGCAGATGGGAGTAAGCTCCGGGCTGGAGTTGCTCACTCTTCCCCACGGACACCAGCTTCGCCTCGACTTGCTGGAACG ATTTAATACCATGTCAATTATGATGGCTGTAGATATTCTGGGCTGCACTGGCAGTACGGAGGAGCGGGCCGCCCTCCTACATAAAACTATACAGTTGGCTGCTGAACTGAAGAGCAATATGGGAAATATGTTTGGATTTGCCGCTGTGATGAAAGCTTTGGAACTGCCTCAA ATTTCAAGGCTTGAGCAGACATGGATGACTCTTCGGCAACGACACACAGAGGGAGCAATTCTTTATGAGAAGAAGCTGAAACCCTTCTTGAGAAACATGAATGAAGGAAGAG AAGCATCACCACTGACCAACACAACCTTTCCACATGTGGTTCCTCTCATGACTTTACTTGAACGCAACTTGGCAATTACTGACAACGTTGAGCCATGGGAGATCAGTGACAGTGGTGTGGAGGTGGTTTTGTCACATCTGGAGGCTGCGAGAACAATTGCACATCATGGGGGACTGTACAAAACCAATGCTGAATTGAAACTACAAG GTTTTCAGGAAAATGAACAAATTCTGGAAATCTTCAAGACAGAGTTCCAAATGCGGTTGCTGTGGGGGAGCCGAGGAGCAGGCGGCAGCCAAGTCGAGCGATATGAAAAGTTTGATCAGGTTCTATGTGCTCTGTCAAATAAGCTGGAGCCTCCAGTTCGTCACAGTGAATTGTAG